TAacactttcaaaaattttttaaatttcattcaaatttcaaatttttagttagaatttttggaaaaagagaaggtgtacgtcgataagccagcagcagttcaagagctaaaggatgagataattcggcacattaacggcatagaacctcaattatgcctcagcgttatcgaaagtttggaccatcggatggaggtgtgccgccgaggccgcggcggccatttggccgatattttgttccatacgtaatacCTTTATATGGTGAAAAAGCGTAACACTGtcgggaaaaaaattataaaaaatcaacgcgaatttcGAGCCAGTTCTAATTGGCACTTTATTACaccaaattcaatgggctacaaaactgcgtacttgaaatttttctaagtatccggattaaaaatattctgattatccaaaatttttatgaaaattcgttAAATTCGCTTTAAGCTAAATGGCTTAGgagaaactatatttttatgacaaaataaaaaaaattttaataaaaaataaataaatagtccaaACTTTGTAATAcgccgcgctgctattattgtgaacacagatgtatatgaaaaattataaaaaaaattattttctattgctacttttttattaaattattattattaaattaatattactaTATTTTGATTAATAGTTTGTCATTCAACCAGCTTTTAAATCATTATTTTAAGCCACagttaagaataaaataatttaaagaataCACTTTCCAATACACtattaaattttagatttttttctttttttatatatttttatatagccAGCTGATTCCCCCTGAgtttaaaacacaatttttaacataaaatttgtttttggtattttatcGATTTCCATAAATTTCCCTtatgctttgtttgtttattaatatcaCCAACAATATTCGCTTAAACTCGAAATCAAACTGATTAGGAACTACCGGCGCAAAGTGCAGCATTGAATTGAACACTAGCCGAACACTCTCGTCTCTACAGCCTCTTGCCTCGCCAAGCACTAATATGAAACTTTCACCCGATCACCCCCGATAAAGCAAATTGATTGTCGCTGATTAATGGGTCGACAccgataaaattttttattgataagatatttaaatacatgcacatgtacgtgtgtgtatgtgcctaGCGTGTgcgtatatttaatatttaatcctAACTACGCAGGCACAAAAacactattaaaatttttcaattacaaaataacaatattttttgtttgagaaaTCTTGGATATATTTAGCTATAGTCGATAGAAAATCCACTTAACGATAGGAGATTGATGCGAGCTGGTTTAGCGCGTATGAATAGATGATTAAAGTAACAGAAGCAAAGTCTATCGTAATCTTTTTTGCATTACATACCGGTTCTATTGAGTTTCCTGATAAATAAGGCTGACGGCAGAGCGTGTACTTGAAGCAAACTCTGCCTGAATGCTGTTTCTCTTATCGCGAATTTGAAATCGAAAACTGTCCCttatatttttgaaacattCAGTTGTTTTCCATGTGACGTTTACGattagaaaaatagaaatttggtGATAGTATCGCGATAAggataaatgtttattttgtgctATAGGCAATGTTGCCAAATTTCAGAACAAGCTATTTAAGACACGAACTCCTCTtgctttccaaaaattaaaacaaaaacagaatttAATGCTAGATTCTTTTAGTAAGCCATAACTTATGAGTTATATTATACACAAGTTATATTATACGgcgatttaaggggttagggtcAGAGGCCCGTAAAACTTatggttttcaataatttttttttgctagtccaTTGCtttagtttacaaaaaaaaaaaaacatagcattaatacatggTGAacaatatgaagtgttacctatttaaaacaccataacttttttgtgtgaaattagtttttatggatttcaaagacaaaattgttcaaaaatgattacaattttaacatatgtacatatgtatattcactttagctcgatatgaccaccttttgccttgactatagccttcaaacggtcaaaaaatgagttgcatgctgcacgaatgtgatcttgaggtattttggcccattctcgtataacgcttttttcagcgcatccaaatggcatattttttagtcctcaccttgcccTCCAAAATGGACAAGATAGAAtagtctggcgaattcgaaagccattgtgtggacgaaatgaagtgtggaacatgattttttaaccattcttggttcacacgagctttatgagaaggtgccgagtcctgttggaacgtccatggtatacgaccgaaatgtttgcgtgtccacggctctaaagcagcttctaaaacattttcccgataataagtcgcattcagtTTGATACCAGACTCGATAAaatcgattggagagcgcccatcagcggtcactgcggcccaaaccattatttgagatgggaaattgcttcgagtgaccatacgtaggctcaaattctcgtatgagcgttcggtcaagtaaacacgatcgttttgagtgtttatgaactgctcaattgggaaatttttttcatcagaaaacacaatgttaggaaattcgccacgttcatgcaagcgcaacaactcctttgctctttcgcaccgaactttttttgctgcgGTGAAAGATCGtatgctttttggaacttgtaagccttgaccttgggctcatttttcaatatgcgtcgaatgctgtcttgcgatattttcagttctttggccatttttcttccacttcgacgtggatttcgttcaagtcgagccttcactttccgaaccatttctggcgttgttgcggttttttttatctacctccatagcgttttgcaatgctaccagtatcattgtaacgttttatagtgcgatacacaaacattttattcactttgaggtgactgagctgacgaacaatggctggttgtgattttccagccaaatataacgcaatcacacttttACGATTGAATCCCATCACAGACAAAagttcaacaaaactgagacgcaaacgcttttgatggcttataaacaatacattgaactgtcattagaaaaattttgacgttgatgtcataagctgttttacagatacaagcagtgtgaagttggtaacacttcatatcgttcaccctgtacatcatgtttcgacttgattttagcaaaatttcaaaaaaaaaatttataattgtaaaagttatcgctgtttgtgtggagcccgtttctccagaagtctcttgcggtgatcatcacaagtccttagattttcatctaaaatcaatcgaagaagtgaaattagttttattaatagtttatttttttcaaaattaacaatatggcggcctcaggaaatatttttcatattttcgagaaaaaaccgacagttaattgtttaaaaataatcgaaatttaaaaagaaaaaatccttGGATCAGGcacgaattttttatgtttttaaaagcagtataaattttattgataaataactcgaaaagtatttgtcggattcatttcaaattttcacacaatatttgaaagattttatactttaagaaaatacagaaaaaacaattttttgagaattctgactacccctaaccccttaaagaaaataatacacTTCAAAAAGAAAGTTCTTTGACAGTTTGGTATTTGGTGAAACCATGCAAAACCAGCGAAAATTCGATGCACACTCCAGTACCACTATGACGAAGGTGAACAGTCGACTCAGGcgccaaaaaatgtatactgccgTCTATGGACCCAATACGACATCGGTTGCAACAGCAAAGCGGTGATTCCAGCAATTACGTTCTGGTAGGTCAATGGGCGGTTATGAGAACAGTTTTTCCATTGCCCAGGAATTGAATATTAAGCCGAACATCTTTCGTTCCAATTTCTAGGAACGGCGTATAATGACCCAATTTGGTGCATTTTCACTGAAGCACCTTGGGCTATTATTTTTTCGGTGCACGGTCTCATTGGTACAGCAACATACAAAAGTTAATATGATGACACAAATTTATCCACTAACATACGATTACGACAACCATTTTAAACGGCTTAAAAATGTGGTCATGGAAAAGAATTTCGgcagtaatttttattaattttcaaacgATGCTCACTCGTGAACTTCTGTcatgataaaaattttaacgTTGAATGTCGCTTTGACATTTCCATATCATAAAATTGTCAATCACTACTACTCTCACGCTCGCTTCACTCTTATAAAAACAGCTTTTTAGTGAACTAAAGAGTATTTTAAGTGGTGCAAATAAGTCGCATCCCTTTCAGTGCGCACTCTGTGGTCAGCCTAAAACAAATTGTTAATGAAGTATTTAGATACGTTGAAAAAAGTGATGCTTTTCTCCTGTAATACATTTCAATGAATAATTCGATTTTCACTTCGGATCACAGTTTATAAATACTCGTGCAGCAATAAAGGCAATTCTTAACAGTTAATGAAAAAGTGAACTTTCTAAACTTTCAGCAAAacgttcctcataaaaaatatgtaaaatacggAAACGCCATAAAAATGTTGGACCCTCTATTTGTTGGATAACATCAACAAGAGTCACATGCCTTATTAAAGAAGAAGCGTGACCTAAGCATTTGCCAACAGACATACTCTTGATTCTGCTTTtcgagtttaaattttttataaaaccatCGTGGGATTAAAGGCGAAGGTATTTTTATTGCTGAATTATTGAAGAAGTGAGCGAGGTAACGGCTTCTAGTCAATATGGACAAGTCGTAGATTAttgaagaaattaattaaaataagtgGAGTTAGTATGTTTGTTCGCAAAAGATGTCAAATCACTAACCGCTGACTAACCCCATCGAAAGCGAGATCCGATTCTACAGACTATACAGACTATGCGTGAATGGCTAACGGTCGACGAAAAAACACACtcgattcataaaaaaataaaaaattgcccaTAAACTAACTCTTATAGAATATAATATAACCTTACAACAGGAATTAAtaggttttgactttgaatctTCCGTTCGCACTTtaattaagtgaaatttttgtacaatgAATATTTCTTAGCCCCCAGCGTGCGGATATACCTGTCAAATTTAAATGAGTATTACAAGTAAGCGCCTCGTTTTAAATCATGACTATCCATGACTCAGCATAAGGGACTGTTACTGCTTTGGCTAGTCGCCTCCTCTCTGTTACTGGCTAGTCGAGACAAAGATaagattaaattattttattttttttagttgaaaaataaCACTGCACAACAATTAAATgccgcaaaaaaaatgttagctaATACTAAAGTTTATGAATTCGAACAATAAAAAACCAACATTTATTTTTCTGGAAAACAAAAtctcagaaatatttttcaaatttcttatgATCCCGATCTCTTAGTGTTCAGATAAAGACTAGTTACTCTCAACAGatataaatacatgtatgttgataatttaatttttattttatgttttgagACCAACTGAACTTTCCAGTTCTTTAGTAAATAGATATAACATAGCAATGGCTCTAATAGCTGCCTAATCAAGCCTACAGTGAGTTTACTAACTATAGCACAgcgacttattgacaagtttcagcaatttatttgtttcttatttaattttaatattaaatttatgaattatttatgaAACTTTAGTTCATCCTCCTACCatatattttgtacaaaatttataaaacgacGACCTTTAATCAAAATCTCCAACTTTTTCACtagaagtaaaaagtaatttgacgTCGTTTTATAgttctttaaattttagtataataaataataaataaataataacataaaaaaatgttgcgtATTccatatatgaagaaaatgcgcaataACGTcacggaaaaaaatataaaaaaaaatcaaggacAATTTCGAGCCAGAAAAACTTGCACTTACGCCCTCTTTAGTTGTTTGACCGAGCACTTCCGAACGGCGCTGCATAAATAAACTACatagccaaaatttttttttatttaaaaaatttttttttttattttaaattttttttttattttaaatttttttttttaatttaaaaatatttttttaatttaaaaattttttaaattttttttatatttattttttaatttttttatattttttttattgttttttttttttttaatttttttaattgtttttttaatttatttttatttttaaatttatttttttttttattgtaaattttttttttcaacatttcgaaTAAGTGTGCAATTTGgatgaatataaaaaacttcGATTATAAAGCcatattaaaattcattttaaaaaatatattttcaaaactgATATGAGGGGGCCTTAATAAGAAAGTGAGGTTAATAAGAATCTAGTCGCTTTCACTTGCAAAGATGATCATCCTGCAGTCCACTACTATTCTGAAAGTGAGCTATTGACGAAGGTGAAAGTTATCGAAATATTCCCCAACTCCTCACATAGACTCATTTATATCGGCAGGTTGACTTCTCTCCCGAACCTTAGTTTTCAAAATTGGAACATTCGACAATATTCAGCAATTTAATACAAAACCTTAGGACAGCACTGAAACATGTGAACAATAACTGAACCGTCCGCTCTAATAAAGATAATTCcgcagaaaatatttctttttcataaaaaatgtaaattattaaattgagCTAAATAGCTAATGAATTTCCCTAACAGAACTACAGGACCGcacgaatacacattttttgtaaaataatttataattttataaaatttttgcaaatggcatcgtatatacgtcaatcatatttgccaCATGCGAACTAGGCAgctacagtatacaaacagacaagcaatggagcgcgtaaaagtcaaaataaagatttccatagcTCAAtaccatttttgtttatttattaaaaaaagttattcaagaacTTTTATTATgtagattattataaaaatcagtgggatttttcagcaacttcaaacttgcacctcaatatgctaaaatttaataagctataaaattgtatatcaaAAAATCTTGCTAAAAGTTCTAATTAAAACTCGTTGAATTGGAATAAAAAGTTGAgcaattttgctaatttttaattatataaaatttgaaaatgacaTTTATGTATATGGTTTTATTAGAGATGAGtgccaaaacaaataaattccattggcgtcgatttgcagcttttgactttAGGTATCTGCGGCCAAGTGAGCTAGTCGTCAGATGTCGTAAATTCATCATACAGGCTTCGTCTACATGTTCCTTTCGGCCGCCCTCTTCGGCGAGAGCCTTGCGGATTCCAGTCTAGGGATATTCTGCGGATGCCAGTCGCAAGTTTAAGAATTGTATGGCCGTTAGCGcagtaattttttacatatttcaatataactcgaaaagataATGGAATCTTtctatgaaactttcagggatTGCCAAACATAGTCTGAGCTATTAATgagaaaataagataaaattcgGAGCGGAGGAGTTTttcacaaatgacaaaaaaaaaacaaattttctagaaATGTTGAACAAAGCGTGTTTttgtaaaagtatattttagcctaataaaaaaagaaaaagaaatacataaataataagatataaaaaaatttaaatttaaatttatttttaaaatttataaagaggCGAAGATATTTgacaataaaaaactttaattcaattttttcagtttacttcttttaTACTCAAacttacaaataaaccaattttcagccaaatagaAGACCATGACCAAAATTCGtgagcaaaacaattttttgttaaagtatattttctaataaacaaaacaaaaataaaaaatgtaaaaacaaaaatgcaaaaattaaaaaacaaaaattaaaaattttttttttaattttaaagaattgaaaaaaaaaaatatattaaaataattaaaaaataaaaaattttaaataaaaaaaaacatttaagtaataaaaaaaaatatattaaaaatgttacaaaGAACCGAAGATAATTGCCtataaaaaactctataccatACTTTTTCCATAACTCCCAaagttatttattcattttttttattatactccaGCTTACAAATAGAAGGCCATGAACAAAATTCTTGGCTCACTTGACATGGAAGCGCTCATATGTAGATTTCCCTTTCCAAGAACCTACTTTCAGAGTCTGTAAATTCATGAGAAATTTAGGTGATTTAAGAAATCATTCCACGGCTGTTCCCTCACAGTAGTACAGTGTTGACTAACTTCCGCCTATGCTCAATCCACTTCTATTAGAGGAAAGCACTGCATTACAAAAACATTGCCCCTCCAAAGCATCAACAAAAACGCACCTAAACGCAAATGTTTACCTATGTAATTGGATTTAAATTGCGTAAAATTGCTGCAATAGCACATACTTAGAAACATGTAAATGTTTTTTGCCCATTtagtaacaattaaaaaaattatcatatctttttatataaatcagaattattattataaaacgtTCCGATTTAGTTCATGGGCTAAAGCAATGAACCGCTTCGCTTGTTCATAAACCAATCAGTTGTATTTAAATCTTTATAGTGGGCAGTTCATACTGGCATCTTACTTATAAATACGCATACGCCCAGACTAAACACACGTCCAAACAAATATGGCCGCCATACGACCCTTGAGCgcagaaatgcaaaaaattgccATCGAACAGCTAAACGAGGTGCCCGAACGTGTGCCACAGGACATAGCAGCGTTACGCGACTGGATACGAAAACAACCACATTTGCGCGCACGCACCGACGATCAATTTTTGGTGAGCTTTCTGCGTGGCTGCAAATACAGTCTGGAGAAGGTCAAGTCAAAGATAGATCATTTCTATACGATACGCACCATGTTGCCCGGGATGTTCGCGAATAACACAATAGATGATCCCAAGAATTTGCTGATCGTACGATCGGGGTAAGTTGTTTATGTCAGATTGGTTAAGATCGACCACGCAAAGCACAAAGAAAGCTAGTAAAAGTAACACAGCTACTATtaggatttttataaaaacatcgCTCCACAGTCGTCTCATATCGAACCCTGTTGGATGCTCTGAAGTGCCGATAAGGCGAGatcgaaaatttaaaatctttgcTTCAATTTTTGCACTTCTTTTTCAGCGGCATCGTAGCGCTACCGAAAACGCTAGGAGTCGGCGGTCCAGCCATTGGCTTCTCACGCTATAAAATATTAGATGATTTGGGAATTACCGTTAAGGATTTCTGCCGTTACACAGCTCTGGTGACGGACAAGAGTATCGTCGATACAGACGCTTTCGTAATAGGCGGTTATATGGAAATCGTTGATGTTGATAAAGTCGGCTTGGGTGCGATGTCGAAACTTGATCCGATCACTGCCAAACAATTCACCACCTACTGTGTCAAAGGCTCAGCTATTCGTATCAAAGGTGTACATATTATAAATGTACCCAAAGATGGTTTAAGCGCTCTGAAAATTATACGAAATCTCTTCCCAGCTCACATCAAAGAAAGGGTACGTTAttggtggaaaaaaattataaaaaattagtattctTACTGTAAATTTTCccacttttcaatttcaagtaTTTCATACACAGTACTATGGAGGATTTGTACAAGCATGTGCCCAAGGAATATCTACCAATCGAATATGGTGGCACCAATGGTTCACTGGCAGAACTGCCGGTGAAACATGAGAAGGAATTGAAGGCTTTTAATagctattttgaagaaaatgacaAATATGGTGTAGATGAGAATTTGAGGCAGGGGCAAAAGGCCGACATGAATTCGATATTTGGACTCGAAGGCAGCTTCCGAAAACTGGAATATGATTAGTGACGTtgagtaaaaaataaagtgatttttgatGAATTGTAAGAATGCCATTTGTACTTTTTACATAAAtcattcaaacaaaataaagtaggGCCATTTGTCTCACAGACATTAATTACTGCAAATTGAAGTCAGGGCGTAATTTGGCTAACTATCAATGCTGAACTACATAGTATATCGaagcaaaatttttccaaaagatGGCGCTGTAAGTTATtggtatttatatttctttttttgggaTTACAATCTTTCAAATGCAGTGCAAGATACAGTGCGTTAGAGAACTATAGCATAttgacttattgacaagttttgagaaattatttgcttcttatttaattttactaatttttccatCAAAATATAGTTTATGCACCGACGAAAGCCATACAAATCCCAGCTTCGAATTTTAGCAAATTTACCATAAAAGAACCAACaaactttcataaaaattttacacttcactaaatttcgagtatgcagttttacagcccattgaattttggtatagtgCAAATCGCGTTGGTTTCCGACCATTTTTAATGACGCCGTTGGCTGTTTTCCTGCACATAACAAAAACTACGAGTATTCGTTGGAGAAAATGCTCAAgaacaccaataaaaaaaagaactttttcgatttttgagccactttaaattTAGATCTGTTACTAAAATAccaattcaatgggctataaaactgcatagatgaaatttttctgcaagttctgattttttttttttaattttatagcctattaaattttagaataacAAGTAGAAGTTGAAACGGCTCAAATTTCTctttgatttttggcaattttttttagctGAGCATGTTATGTTCACTCATATGAAAGACATCTGCTTTATACGgaagaaaattgtcaacatcgtatacaaaaaaaaaaaaaaatttgaaaaatcaacgcaatttttgaacgacttctAACTAACAGTTCACTATACTAGCAATGGTTTggctatgaaactgcatactTTGGAGTTTGattacaaaattgatttttattattgaattttttaaattttgcaagcTTCAAGTGGTTAAAAAAtcgctttgatttttgacaaattttcttcaaaataattgttACTTTGACAATTTCGCGCTCAAGATCATATCTCGAAGATACGAAACGCACGGCTTTACGCTTGAAGAAGATTTTGAAGGAGCGAcagttttgcttaaaaaaatctaattttcggACAAGATCGACTTTTAATATGACAGCTACGTTGAAAAGCAAAGTTGTCGTATTTGAGGGTCATAAAGTCCACGTATAGACTAAGCGAAGCTAATGCGCCCTCCTCAGAGTGCCACTTTTCGATCTAGCTTTTGCAACAGGAGCCAGCAGCAATGCTATAGCAGGTTAGATGCAGAGCGCTACAAAGACCAGGGCGCTATAAAGCGCAAAAGTATGACTAGTTTTGCCAGAATATTGAAGAATTTGACACGAGTAATTATTTCTGGTTTCGGCGAGATGACGCTACGTGCCATACAAGTCGTCCCACTATCGATCTTTTGCGCATTAAGCAGTGATTTGACAACAgccatcatcatcatccatCAGCATTACAGCCAAGCGAGAGCTTTAGCTTACTCAACGATCCTATTCCATTTTACTCGATCAAGAGCTGCTGTTTTCCAGTTTTTTACTTTAAGCTTCTTCAGGTTTTCGGTGATGTTTTGTAACCATGTCAGCTTAGGTCTGCATTTGACACCAGTAGACTTTTTTTATCGGTGACAATAAAGATCTATGTTATACTGATAATCCAAAAACGATTCAGTGGCTAAAATCATCGGAACTGTAATGCAAAATTGTGTTGAGAGGCTGGGCTAATGCGGGAACAGCCGAGGCAGCCAGTTGAATGAAGTTATCAGGCATCTACTGCAGATCGGTgcaatatgcaaaatatttaggaatattttatttttattttttatttatttgttttaataatctACAACAGTACAAAATACCTTACAGACTAAACAAAAATGCAGAGAAAATCAAGCCAAAtttgaaaactaaaatattagcaatCAATACAAATCCAATATTAAGCAACTAAATTTATCGTTTTTATAAAATGGGATCAAGATAAAGCGAAATCGGGCAGGCTGGAATTGGATAAAGAATTTTAGTCACGAAGTGCGCCAGCAAATTTTGTCTTAAAGTTTGCCCCATAAAAAGGGGATACAACTTGCGAAGACTTCATTGCGCAGCATTAAAGCTCGAGTAGACCTGGACAGCCGTCGATGCCATCAACAACagtgaaaataaacgaaagtgaaaGGGGGCAATCCTCTCGTTTCTAGAGATTCTAAATTAATTAGCTTTATCCGCGAATTATATAttagaataaatgaaattataatttttttttcatatggaaTTTTCTAGAAGGAAATTATTTGCGTCAAATGCTCCATCTTAGTgccagatttttgattttttgttaagGAATCTCCGAAATAGGCTTTATAAAGCGCATTGAATCTCCGAAATAGGCTTTATAAAGCGTACGATTTTGCAGTAATCGACTATATATTCCACAATTATTCAGAATGTTTACTCTTTCGCATAAAGTGCAAGTCATTTTTA
The sequence above is drawn from the Anastrepha obliqua isolate idAnaObli1 chromosome 4, idAnaObli1_1.0, whole genome shotgun sequence genome and encodes:
- the LOC129243810 gene encoding alpha-tocopherol transfer protein-like; the encoded protein is MAAIRPLSAEMQKIAIEQLNEVPERVPQDIAALRDWIRKQPHLRARTDDQFLVSFLRGCKYSLEKVKSKIDHFYTIRTMLPGMFANNTIDDPKNLLIVRSGGIVALPKTLGVGGPAIGFSRYKILDDLGITVKDFCRYTALVTDKSIVDTDAFVIGGYMEIVDVDKVGLGAMSKLDPITAKQFTTYCVKGSAIRIKGVHIINVPKDGLSALKIIRNLFPAHIKERYFIHSTMEDLYKHVPKEYLPIEYGGTNGSLAELPVKHEKELKAFNSYFEENDKYGVDENLRQGQKADMNSIFGLEGSFRKLEYD